In the genome of Triticum urartu cultivar G1812 chromosome 5, Tu2.1, whole genome shotgun sequence, one region contains:
- the LOC125506091 gene encoding probable carboxylesterase 15, giving the protein MASSSPPHVVEDVPPFLQLLSDGTVIRFTDAYPLPVPSPPPGQPVVDWKDVLYDASHGLKLRIYRPAAASSSGNKLPVIVYFHGGGYSIGSFDMPNFHACCVRLTGELPALVLSADYRLAPEHRFPAGLDDAANVVSWVRAQAAAVGDNADPWLSETANFGRVFVAGDSAGGGVVHHTAVRLASGRLGPLDPVRVAGCAMLCPMFGGEERTASEAEFPPGPFLSLPAVDQAWRLVLPPGSTRDHPLANPFGPDSPALDGVALPPMLVVAAARDLLRDRAADYAARLKAMGKPVELVEFEGQHHGFFAVEPYGDAGSEVVRLVKRFVYGNGGASD; this is encoded by the coding sequence ATGGCGTCCTCCTCGCCGCCGCACGTCGTGGAGGACGTGCCCCCGTTCCTGCAGCTCCTCAGCGACGGCACGGTGATCCGCTTCACTGACGCCTACCCGCTCCCCgtcccgtcgccgccgcccggccAGCCCGTCGTCGACTGGAAGGACGTTCTGTACGACGCCAGCCACGGCCTCAAGCTCCGCATCTACAGGCCggcggcggcctcctcctccggGAACAAGCTCCCGGTGATCGTCTACTTCCACGGCGGCGGGTACAGCATCGGTAGCTTCGACATGCCCAACTTCCATGCGTGCTGCGTCCGCCTCACCGGCGAGCTCCCGGCTTTGGTGCTCTCTGCAGACTACCGCCTCGCCCCCGAGCACCGCTTCCCCGCGGGTCTCGACGACGCGGCGAACGTCGTGTCCTGGGTGCGCGCCCAGGCAGCGGCTGTTGGGGACAACGCCGACCCATGGCTCTCGGAGACGGCGAACTTCGGCCGGGTGTTCGTCGCCGGGGACTCGGCCGGCGGGGGCGTCGTCCACCACACGGCCGTCCGCCTCGCGTCGGGCCGGCTAGGCCCCCTCGACCCCGTTCGCGTCGCCGGGTGCGCGATGCTCTGCCCGATGTTCGGCGGGGAGGAGAGGACGGCGTCGGAGGCGGAGTTCCCGCCGGGCCCGTTCCTGTCGCTGCCGGCGGTCGACCAGGCGTGGCGCCTGGTGCTGCCGCCTGGGTCCACGAGGGACCACCCGCTGGCCAACCCGTTCGGCCCGGACAGCCCGGCCCTTGACGGCGTCGCGCTGCCTCCGATGCTCGTTGTGGCCGCCGCGCGCGACCTGCTGCGCGACCGCGCCGCGGACTATGCCGCGAGGCTCAAGGCCATGGGGAAGCCGGTGGAGCTCGTGGAGTTCGAGGGGCAGCACCACGGGTTCTTCGCGGTCGAGCCGTACGGCGACGCCGGCAGCGAGGTGGTCCGGCTCGTCAAACGGTTTGTCTACGGCAACGGCGGCGCCTCCGACTAA